A window of Spirochaetales bacterium contains these coding sequences:
- a CDS encoding ABC transporter ATP-binding protein, with product MNKTILAYKDLKRLLGIFTTYIKGKKGLLFLGVFLGIISRLCALSIPLFSKFIIDTVIFKGFDSYLNITILSGIVILILLAGSSILSNYLLFKVNGLGGIKFKYSFFRKLQYAPFTFFTTIQKGAIAHRILTDTERIIGFWTQTVATLPLIVILGAGGAIMLHYNPVLSYFIFSIILLQILIIVVFKGPIMRSSFSIKENMEKLTSYTVEFFTKIELVRTHSTEKSEQKKFLGSVRKLFRAAFRNFMLNKGYNNIIAFLSYLWIFVVLWYGGTQILAGNMTIGTLSAFLLLVNILNTPIFMLTELVLSFQQIRTSLYRYEEFARVGRYLPPPSGGRPLKPYKPQEGRIELKGVSFGYNDHYVLRNINEVIEPNSITALVGRTGAGKSTFCRLLIRLFDPQSGSIYLDNRDIREIKIPSLRKSIHLSLQNNHVMNGTLWENLTYGTGHVDKKDVLLAMKKAGIDFHYKMPAGFDTLIGVHGLNLSGGECQRIAIARALLLNPKVFIFDETTAYIDNRTEEKIKDVLCELKRSGTVILITHRSSTLDVVDNVLLFDNGTITESAPSHVLKRDRGSEFFKSFYSKGGTPE from the coding sequence ATGAATAAAACTATACTGGCGTATAAGGATTTAAAACGGTTACTCGGAATTTTTACGACCTATATTAAAGGGAAAAAGGGGTTATTGTTCCTCGGCGTATTTCTGGGGATAATAAGCCGGTTATGTGCGTTATCCATCCCCTTGTTTTCGAAATTTATTATCGACACCGTCATCTTCAAAGGTTTTGACAGTTACCTCAACATAACGATACTCTCCGGGATCGTCATTCTCATTCTTCTTGCGGGGTCATCGATTCTGTCGAATTATCTTCTCTTTAAGGTAAACGGTCTGGGCGGGATCAAGTTCAAGTATTCTTTTTTCAGAAAACTGCAATATGCGCCATTTACCTTTTTTACCACTATTCAAAAAGGCGCGATCGCCCACAGAATATTGACGGACACCGAACGGATTATCGGTTTCTGGACGCAGACCGTCGCGACATTGCCGCTGATCGTTATCCTGGGCGCGGGCGGGGCGATAATGCTTCATTACAATCCCGTTCTCTCCTACTTTATCTTTAGTATTATTTTGCTTCAAATCCTTATCATCGTCGTCTTCAAGGGCCCGATCATGCGGTCCTCATTTTCAATCAAGGAAAACATGGAAAAGCTCACTTCCTATACCGTGGAGTTTTTTACAAAAATAGAACTGGTGAGAACCCATTCCACCGAAAAAAGCGAACAAAAGAAATTTCTGGGTTCAGTACGGAAATTGTTCCGGGCGGCATTCAGAAACTTCATGCTCAACAAGGGATATAACAACATCATCGCCTTTCTTTCCTATCTGTGGATCTTCGTCGTGCTCTGGTACGGCGGCACACAGATACTGGCGGGTAACATGACAATAGGGACGCTTTCCGCGTTTTTACTCCTTGTCAATATCCTCAACACTCCCATTTTCATGCTGACCGAACTGGTCCTTTCATTTCAACAAATACGAACCAGCCTTTACCGGTACGAGGAATTCGCAAGGGTCGGAAGATATCTGCCGCCACCTTCCGGCGGCAGGCCCCTGAAACCATACAAACCCCAGGAAGGCAGGATCGAATTGAAAGGCGTATCGTTCGGCTACAATGACCATTACGTTCTCAGAAACATCAATGAAGTCATCGAACCGAATTCCATAACTGCCCTGGTCGGCAGGACCGGCGCAGGTAAATCCACCTTTTGCCGGCTACTGATTAGACTGTTCGATCCGCAATCGGGCTCCATCTATCTGGACAACAGGGACATCAGGGAAATCAAAATACCTTCTTTAAGAAAATCGATTCATCTCTCTCTGCAGAACAACCATGTGATGAACGGCACACTCTGGGAAAATCTGACATACGGTACCGGTCATGTCGATAAAAAGGATGTCCTTCTGGCAATGAAAAAAGCGGGAATCGATTTTCATTATAAAATGCCGGCCGGATTCGACACGTTGATCGGTGTTCACGGATTGAATCTGTCAGGCGGGGAATGCCAGCGGATCGCCATAGCGAGGGCATTGCTTTTAAATCCGAAGGTTTTCATATTCGACGAAACGACGGCATATATCGACAACAGGACGGAAGAAAAGATCAAGGATGTATTATGCGAATTGAAACGATCGGGCACCGTTATTCTCATCACGCACCGCAGCTCGACGCTGGATGTCGTCGATAATGTCCTGTTATTCGATAATGGAACGATAACGGAATCCGCACCCTCGCATGTTCTGAAACGGGACAGGGGAAGCGAGTTTTTTAAATCTTTTTATTCAAAAGGAGGCACCCCGGAATGA
- a CDS encoding glutamate synthase subunit beta, which translates to MGKQGGFLEYDRTDPVYREPEERVRDFREVERMLDEETLHVQAARCMECGTPFCHGYGCPVENIIPEMNELVYRKKWREGIRLILSTNPFPEFTGRICPALCETSCVLAINDDAVTIRQIELALIEKGFREGYIFPEPPAERNGLSVAVVGSGPAGLAAALFLNRAGYTVTVFEKAHRAGGILRYGIPDFKLEKNIVERRVDLMKAEGIVFETGIEAGTDISFHYLESRYDAICLACGAEAPRDIDVPGRNLDGIHFAMEYLIQQNRRVAGEDVSGIRQILATGKKTVVIGGGDTGADCLGTAIRQRAARIHQLEILPEPPAARSEFTPWPKWPYQLRESSSHKEGGTRLWSVKTTGFSGKKGKLTGLQAVRVEWSAGENGLPARMKEKPGTEFDLEADLVILAMGFSGHGNGRLVESMGIEVSPNGFIKTDEEGMTNVKGVFSAGDMASGPSLVVRAIEAGKRAAEGIIKYVG; encoded by the coding sequence ATGGGTAAACAGGGCGGTTTTCTCGAATACGACAGGACCGATCCGGTGTACCGCGAACCGGAGGAGCGGGTCAGGGATTTCAGAGAGGTGGAGCGGATGCTCGACGAAGAAACGCTCCACGTCCAGGCGGCGCGTTGTATGGAATGCGGGACCCCCTTCTGCCACGGTTACGGGTGCCCCGTTGAAAATATCATACCCGAAATGAACGAACTCGTGTACCGGAAAAAATGGCGGGAAGGGATCAGGCTCATCCTTTCGACAAACCCGTTTCCCGAGTTTACCGGGAGAATTTGTCCTGCGCTCTGTGAGACATCCTGCGTGCTCGCCATCAACGATGATGCGGTGACGATCCGCCAGATAGAACTCGCGCTTATCGAAAAGGGATTCAGGGAAGGATATATCTTCCCGGAACCCCCGGCGGAAAGAAACGGGTTGTCGGTGGCGGTTGTCGGTTCGGGACCGGCGGGACTCGCCGCCGCCCTCTTTCTCAACAGGGCGGGATATACCGTTACCGTATTCGAGAAAGCCCATCGGGCGGGAGGTATCTTGCGGTACGGGATTCCGGATTTCAAACTGGAGAAAAACATCGTCGAACGGCGGGTCGATCTCATGAAGGCCGAAGGGATCGTCTTCGAAACCGGTATCGAGGCGGGAACCGATATTTCGTTTCATTATCTCGAAAGCAGATACGACGCGATATGCCTGGCCTGCGGGGCCGAAGCGCCGCGGGATATCGATGTGCCTGGAAGAAACCTCGACGGGATTCACTTCGCGATGGAGTACCTGATTCAGCAGAACCGGCGTGTGGCCGGAGAGGATGTAAGCGGTATCAGGCAGATTCTCGCGACCGGGAAAAAGACGGTCGTTATCGGCGGGGGCGATACCGGCGCCGACTGCCTCGGCACCGCGATACGCCAGCGTGCCGCACGGATTCATCAACTCGAGATCCTTCCCGAACCCCCGGCTGCGAGATCGGAGTTCACACCATGGCCGAAGTGGCCGTATCAGCTCCGCGAGTCGAGCAGCCACAAAGAGGGCGGAACCCGGCTCTGGTCGGTCAAGACGACCGGGTTTTCCGGGAAAAAAGGGAAATTGACGGGATTGCAAGCGGTCCGTGTCGAATGGTCTGCCGGAGAAAACGGGCTCCCGGCACGGATGAAAGAAAAACCCGGAACCGAATTCGACCTCGAGGCGGACCTGGTGATCCTGGCCATGGGATTTTCAGGCCACGGCAACGGGCGGCTCGTCGAATCCATGGGAATCGAGGTATCCCCGAACGGATTCATAAAGACCGATGAGGAGGGGATGACGAATGTCAAAGGCGTTTTCTCGGCCGGCGACATGGCAAGCGGTCCCTCCCTGGTCGTCCGCGCCATCGAAGCGGGGAAACGGGCGGCGGAAGGGATCATAAAATATGTCGGGTGA
- a CDS encoding CPBP family intramembrane metalloprotease: MNKKIILYILVNCILIGIVAAVSVILHTEIRYFAALYMFFPFIATLVAAVKYRIPAADLGLKISIGPWYAAAWILPFFLAVLSILISLMMGPGMSFSPGMEGLERFGIAPDALPSNGGLSVCGWIGRIFLAFAGGITVNAIFALGEEIGWRGLLYKELRGLGFWKSSLAAGLLWGVWHAPVILSGYNYPNHPEIGVFMMTAFCILLSPLMQFLREKTGSVIPPAVFHGTINAFAGYTVILIKGGNDLLTGMTGLSGMIVFLLMDGLLFVYMRTGKADGEGNREV; encoded by the coding sequence ATGAATAAAAAAATCATCCTCTATATTCTCGTCAATTGCATACTCATCGGAATAGTGGCGGCCGTTTCCGTTATCCTCCATACCGAAATCCGTTATTTCGCGGCGCTTTATATGTTTTTCCCGTTCATTGCGACACTCGTCGCCGCCGTAAAATACCGGATACCGGCAGCCGACCTGGGATTGAAAATAAGCATCGGTCCGTGGTACGCGGCGGCGTGGATACTCCCCTTTTTTCTCGCCGTTCTCTCGATCCTCATCAGTCTGATGATGGGACCCGGCATGTCGTTTTCCCCCGGCATGGAAGGACTCGAACGTTTCGGCATCGCCCCCGATGCATTGCCGTCAAACGGGGGGCTTTCCGTTTGCGGTTGGATCGGCCGTATTTTCCTTGCGTTTGCCGGGGGAATCACCGTCAACGCGATATTCGCGCTCGGAGAGGAAATCGGATGGAGGGGGCTTCTCTACAAGGAATTGCGCGGCCTCGGTTTCTGGAAATCGTCGCTTGCCGCGGGACTCCTCTGGGGCGTCTGGCACGCGCCGGTCATTCTTTCCGGCTACAATTACCCGAACCACCCCGAAATCGGTGTTTTCATGATGACCGCATTCTGCATTCTGCTTTCCCCCCTCATGCAGTTCTTGCGGGAAAAAACGGGTTCCGTCATACCCCCCGCCGTTTTTCACGGCACTATCAACGCCTTTGCGGGATATACCGTCATATTGATCAAAGGCGGAAACGACTTGCTGACCGGCATGACCGGACTGAGCGGGATGATCGTTTTCCTGCTTATGGACGGCCTTTTGTTCGTTTATATGCGGACAGGGAAAGCGGATGGAGAGGGCAACCGGGAAGTTTGA
- a CDS encoding PAS domain-containing protein, with product MNKLLKTIFSKNRYHPDECDVIFNAFTDPVIVYNALGCIIKANKAAEDFLQFNPIGLHTIGLAEIPASGLSTGKPDAVETLLSKALKGEIGKDVSCQFTDKNGNKRFCSCSAAPILDRTVVAGIILVWHDITEITEKEKQLEINNKKLENLVSEINEKQKVSDKQIINDKKEIDTKDSQIMVSNKLLEIIFSNTHFLIAYLSTDFTFIQVNDAYARAFNRSPDFFAGKNHFDLFPNEENKAVFSHVVKSGVSYITYVKPFFHPDKSESDATYWDWSLQPIKNNNKVEGIILVLIDVTRRKKAEEDLFNAKRLSDIGTLAATVAHELRNPLAVIQAAIYNIKRKSRNSDIEKHIENINAKVEESEQIINNLLGYSKFKIPQKTDVSIYNFLNDLFDDIQGKMTKDTIIINRKYESLKDTIIHIDPVQIREVLNNIVNNAYQAIPQVNGRIEIQGNLSGNNRLNLYITDNGNGIENEDLEKIFNPFFTNKSKGTGLGLTICKELIKLHNGNIEILSQKGEGTIVRISLPLNVIP from the coding sequence ATGAATAAATTGTTAAAAACCATATTTAGTAAAAACCGGTATCATCCCGACGAATGTGATGTGATATTCAATGCTTTTACCGATCCCGTCATTGTCTATAATGCTTTAGGATGTATTATAAAAGCAAACAAGGCAGCAGAAGATTTTTTACAATTCAATCCGATAGGATTACATACCATCGGACTTGCCGAAATTCCCGCATCCGGTTTATCGACCGGGAAACCGGATGCGGTCGAGACTCTTTTATCAAAGGCTTTAAAAGGAGAAATCGGCAAAGATGTATCGTGTCAATTTACGGATAAAAACGGAAATAAAAGGTTTTGCAGCTGTTCAGCCGCGCCAATCCTCGATCGTACCGTTGTAGCCGGAATTATCCTTGTTTGGCATGACATTACAGAAATAACAGAAAAAGAAAAACAATTGGAAATAAACAATAAAAAGCTGGAAAACCTGGTTAGCGAAATAAATGAAAAGCAAAAAGTATCGGATAAACAGATAATAAACGATAAGAAAGAAATTGATACAAAAGATTCACAGATAATGGTTTCAAATAAACTGCTGGAAATAATATTTTCCAATACTCACTTTCTGATTGCTTACTTATCCACGGACTTTACTTTTATCCAGGTGAATGATGCTTATGCAAGGGCATTTAATCGGTCGCCTGATTTTTTTGCGGGAAAAAATCATTTTGATTTATTTCCCAACGAAGAAAACAAGGCTGTCTTCTCTCACGTTGTAAAATCGGGAGTTTCCTATATAACATATGTAAAGCCGTTTTTTCATCCCGACAAATCGGAATCCGATGCTACCTATTGGGATTGGAGTCTTCAGCCTATAAAAAACAATAATAAAGTTGAAGGAATCATTTTAGTCCTCATCGATGTGACCAGAAGGAAAAAAGCGGAAGAAGATTTATTTAATGCAAAAAGATTATCGGATATCGGAACACTGGCGGCGACGGTGGCCCATGAACTCCGCAATCCCCTTGCGGTCATTCAGGCAGCTATTTATAATATCAAGAGAAAAAGTCGGAATAGCGATATTGAGAAACATATAGAAAATATCAACGCAAAAGTCGAAGAGAGTGAACAGATTATCAATAATCTGCTTGGTTATTCGAAGTTTAAAATTCCTCAAAAGACGGACGTTTCAATTTATAATTTTTTAAATGATCTGTTTGATGACATCCAGGGCAAAATGACTAAAGACACTATTATCATCAACAGAAAATACGAATCCCTAAAAGATACGATTATTCATATCGATCCCGTCCAAATTCGTGAAGTACTCAATAATATAGTGAATAATGCATATCAAGCCATACCGCAGGTTAACGGCCGTATTGAAATTCAGGGGAATCTCTCAGGTAACAATCGATTGAATTTATACATTACGGATAACGGAAACGGAATAGAAAATGAAGATTTGGAAAAAATATTTAATCCCTTTTTTACAAATAAGTCCAAGGGCACGGGATTGGGGCTAACCATCTGTAAAGAGTTGATCAAACTGCATAATGGAAATATAGAAATACTTAGTCAAAAGGGAGAGGGCACTATTGTGAGGATTTCCCTTCCTCTAAACGTGATACCATGA
- a CDS encoding response regulator transcription factor: protein MDDDKDFRVEFRDILEEEYDVYEAASGEKAIEIIKKPNIVDLAILDVKMPGIQGTEVLKQLKQLVPDLIIIIVTGYGSKDVIIESLRRHADDFLEKPLKIETALQRIKQLLYNKQCEVKGVIEKLKHFIEKNFHKKISLKDASNVVCLSPKYISKIFKDEVGIGFNEYKLRLKMERAKELLGLHTYNINEIAGKIGYLNIESFARIFKHLTGVTPSEYRQLLFHGEKHE, encoded by the coding sequence GTGGATGATGATAAAGATTTCAGAGTCGAGTTCCGTGATATACTGGAAGAAGAATATGATGTATATGAAGCAGCAAGCGGAGAAAAGGCTATTGAAATCATAAAAAAACCGAATATTGTCGATCTCGCCATTCTGGATGTTAAAATGCCGGGAATACAGGGAACAGAGGTTTTAAAACAATTAAAGCAACTGGTACCGGACTTGATAATCATAATTGTTACCGGTTATGGTTCAAAGGATGTCATAATTGAATCCTTAAGAAGGCATGCCGATGATTTTCTGGAAAAACCTTTGAAAATAGAAACGGCGCTGCAAAGAATCAAACAGCTTTTATACAACAAACAATGTGAAGTAAAAGGCGTCATTGAAAAATTAAAGCATTTTATCGAAAAAAATTTTCACAAGAAAATAAGTCTAAAGGATGCTTCAAACGTTGTCTGTTTGAGTCCCAAATATATCTCAAAAATATTTAAAGACGAGGTCGGGATTGGATTCAATGAATATAAACTCAGGTTAAAAATGGAGAGGGCAAAAGAATTACTGGGTTTGCATACGTACAATATCAATGAGATTGCCGGTAAAATAGGATATCTGAATATCGAATCCTTTGCAAGGATATTTAAACACCTGACAGGTGTTACTCCCTCTGAATATAGACAGCTTTTATTTCATGGAGAAAAACATGAATAA
- a CDS encoding response regulator, which translates to MKKRILIIDDDIQLCEEFQDILVAEGFCVNIVHNGLSGKKILENEVFDILLLDIKIPGLSGFEILKWLKDNHYQLRIIILTGRPLYRAGYITDKNDVEEILLDYADEVINKPSTIENIINKIKHYQ; encoded by the coding sequence ATGAAAAAGCGCATACTGATAATCGACGACGATATTCAGCTTTGTGAAGAATTTCAGGATATTTTAGTAGCTGAAGGGTTTTGTGTAAACATAGTTCACAACGGACTTTCCGGGAAGAAAATCCTGGAAAATGAAGTATTTGATATACTCCTTTTGGATATAAAAATTCCCGGTTTATCTGGTTTTGAAATTCTGAAATGGCTAAAGGATAATCATTATCAGTTGAGAATAATTATATTAACGGGAAGGCCTTTGTACAGGGCAGGGTATATAACGGATAAGAACGACGTGGAAGAAATATTGCTGGATTATGCCGATGAAGTCATCAACAAACCATCAACCATTGAAAATATAATAAATAAAATCAAACACTATCAATAA
- a CDS encoding PqqD family peptide modification chaperone, whose amino-acid sequence MKKGTPHFKSENLLYMREENKGCVTLLSKFHPELRELVINKTTKEIIDLCDGQNTIEDIISKMKAKYPMVQSAIITNDVHKILASTSRLMLIQWEHENPYLFLREEIIDDTYGLRIGVEDDLLKIKKFIMDSDILTNGNDVSSSHFYYKNVYVNTYEYDEVLLRQKIFNFNEEFFFLTKNGEIEGLLSFQLPIPPSKAAVLKMCICAKEYFRELFRYASDNLPHISVSQLSKIKFIISSKEPVDDSLVELLISEGFGDEGLFRDELGFDHDISVMGLSYDPVLIDEIEKNRKAATAIGGLAQ is encoded by the coding sequence ATGAAAAAAGGAACACCGCACTTTAAAAGTGAAAATCTGCTTTACATGAGGGAGGAAAACAAAGGTTGTGTCACACTGTTATCCAAATTCCACCCCGAACTGAGAGAATTGGTGATAAACAAAACAACGAAAGAAATCATCGATTTATGCGACGGTCAAAACACGATCGAAGACATCATTTCAAAAATGAAAGCGAAATATCCGATGGTCCAGTCGGCCATCATTACAAATGACGTACACAAAATTCTCGCTAGTACCTCCAGATTGATGTTGATTCAATGGGAACACGAGAACCCGTACCTTTTTCTGAGAGAAGAAATCATAGACGATACGTACGGATTGAGAATCGGCGTCGAAGACGATTTGTTGAAGATAAAGAAATTTATTATGGACAGCGATATTCTTACAAATGGGAACGACGTTTCTTCCTCGCATTTTTATTATAAAAATGTTTATGTCAACACATATGAATACGACGAAGTTTTATTGCGGCAGAAAATATTCAATTTTAACGAGGAGTTCTTCTTTTTAACAAAAAACGGGGAAATAGAAGGATTATTATCCTTTCAGCTGCCCATTCCCCCGTCAAAGGCCGCCGTATTGAAGATGTGCATTTGTGCAAAAGAATATTTCAGGGAATTGTTTCGCTATGCATCGGACAATCTCCCGCACATATCCGTTTCGCAGCTTTCGAAAATTAAATTTATTATCAGTTCGAAGGAGCCTGTTGACGACTCCCTGGTTGAATTGCTAATATCTGAAGGATTCGGGGACGAGGGATTGTTCAGGGACGAACTGGGTTTTGATCATGATATTTCCGTCATGGGCTTGAGCTACGATCCCGTCCTTATCGATGAGATCGAAAAAAACAGGAAAGCGGCTACCGCTATCGGCGGACTGGCGCAGTAG